Proteins encoded together in one Amphiprion ocellaris isolate individual 3 ecotype Okinawa chromosome 14, ASM2253959v1, whole genome shotgun sequence window:
- the mntb gene encoding MAX network transcriptional repressor b produces MSIDTLLEAARYLEWQAQQQQIKREEEQCKEKELINREVESRRVELVTSPSQPVRANHITWGDDAHRKQPHHPPAPPPPSLPPPQVPIAVIPMVPVVTATPSVPPLPLPTPIAAAAASLNSSPPAQNASSPPQPQQQQQQPASRHLLCASQIKVETSQQLVGVKPSQSQPQVQIQYPTSISTNGSGSQHALVPHQAPPMSQPRPNGVTMEDMRGMEGKRRPGGAGTREVHNKLEKNRRAHLKECFETLKKNVPNVDEKKTSNLSVLRSALRYIQTLKRKEKEYEHEMERLAREKIATQQRLAELKNELSQCMDVMEIDRVLRQTIQPEDDQASTSTASEGEDNYEQDMDEDVPAPPAPTALPKPAPPIIQAQPILTPHLSIQHAALPLSGVLTSPTPSGPPLPQAIAPAPAPGPPPPPAPHPIQPPAMQVQPTVIAHAAVSHPSVIQAVNHALPANHKHLTHIAPSPGPTSSTPQPITAAPAAPTTATHQPITAQPIGHITVHPVAHLGAPLTSHLPTLYPQGVSVSQPTMVGHITHTFTHHTLPHVQANPQVNTNGAQVNSATVVSQGSPSLGKPTAVLAPHPQLVGQAAVLNPVTMVTVPTFPVSTLKLA; encoded by the exons ATGAGCATCGATACACTTTTGGAGGCGGCCAGATATCTGGAATGGCaagcccagcagcagcagatcaaaCGAG AGGAAGAGCAGTGTAAAGAGAAGGAGCTCATCAACAGGGAGGTGGAGTCGAGGCGTGTGGAACTTGTGACCTCGCCGTCTCAGCCAGTCAGAGCCAACCACATCACTTGGGGCGATGACGCTCACCGCAAACAGCCGCATCACCCTCCTGCCCCTCCGCCCCCATCTCTACCACCGCCTCAAGTCCCCATTGCTGTCATCCCAATGGTCCCAGTTGTCACCGCGACTCCCTCGGTCCCGCCCCTTCCGCTTCCAACGCCGATTGCAGCGGCGGCAGCATCGCTCAACAGCTCCCCACCAGCCCAGAACGCTTCCTCCCCGCCacagccacagcagcagcagcagcagccggcATCTCGTCACCTGTTGTGCGCCTCCCAGATAAAAGTAGAAACTAGTCAGCAGCTGGTTGGTGTAAAGCCCAGCCAGTCGCAGCCTCAGGTTCAGATTCAGTACCCAACCTCCATCAGCACTAATGGCTCTGGCTCCCAACATGCACTGGTTCCCCATCAAGCTCCACCCATGTCTCAGCCTCGGCCTAACGGAGTGACGATGGAGGACATGAGGGGGATGGAAGGGAAGAGGAGACCAGGagg GGCAGGGACCAGAGAGGTGCAtaacaaactggagaagaatAG GCGAGCGCACCTCAAAGAGTGTTTTGAAACTCTGAAGAAGAATGTTCCTAATGTGGATGAGAAGAAAACCTCCAACCTCAGCGTTCTCCGCAGCGCTCTACGTTACATACAG ACTCTGAAGCGTAAAGAGAAGGAGTACGAGCACGAGATGGAGCGTTTGGCCAGAGAGAAGATCGCTACGCAGCAGCGGCTGGCCGAGCTGAAGAACGAGCTGAGCCAGTGCATGGACGTCATGGAGATCGACAGAGTCCTTCGACAGACCATCCAGCCTGAGGACGACCAGGCGTCAACATCCACCGCCTCAG AAGGAGAAGATAACTATGAGCAGGACATGGATGAGGACGTTCCTGCTCCTCCTGCCCCTACAGCTCTTCCCAAACCAGCGCCTCCCATCATACAAGCCCAGCCAATCCTCACCCCTCACCTGTCCATCCAGCACGCCGCCCTGCCTCTCTCTGGAGTCCTCACCTCCCCTACTCCCTCCGGTCCCCCTCTGCCTCAAGCCATCGCCCCTGCTCCGGCTCCAGGTCCGCCCCCCCCGCCAGCGCCTCACCCCATTCAGCCTCCAGCCATGCAGGTCCAGCCCACCGTCATCGCTCACGCCGCCGTCTCCCACCCGTCAGTCATCCAGGCTGTCAATCACGCCCTTCCAGCCAATCACAAACACCTAACGCACATCGCCCCCTCACCAGGCCCCACCTCTTCTACacctcagccaatcacagcagcTCCAGCTGCTCCCACCACCGCCACTCACCAGCCAATCACCGCCCAGCCCATCGGACACATCACCGTCCACCCGGTGGCCCACCTGGGAGCTCCCCTGACATCCCACCTCCCGACTCTCTACCCACAGGGTGTGTCTGTCTCACAGCCCACCATGGTGGGCCACATCACCCACACCTTCACCCACCACACCCTGCCGCACGTCCAGGCTAATCCTCAAGTTAACACTAATGGAGCCCAGGTGAACAGCGCGACTGTGGTGAGCCAGGGGAGCCCGTCGCTAGGGAAACCCACAGCAGTGCTGGCGCCTCACCCCCAGCTGGTTGGACAGGCCGCTGTCCTCAACCCTGTCACCATGGTTACAGTTCCAACCTTCCCTGTCAGCACACTCAAACTGGcctga